In Lolium perenne isolate Kyuss_39 chromosome 5, Kyuss_2.0, whole genome shotgun sequence, the sequence AAGCACGCCGCCTTCCCCCTTTCCTGCTCCGCTTGTCATTTGGGTTCGAGTCTGAACTGCGTCTCGCGGATTGTAGCATGAAGGACGAGATGATCCAGCTCTACCTCAACAACTCGGCGGCGGCCAGGGAGGTGTGCTTGCTCGGCGCCCCGAGGTGtcgcggcatcgggatggtgctgGGCGCCTTGGGTGTCTCTCAGGAGCAAGTGCGTGATGCCCTCTTGGAAGGTAATGGATGGCTTGCCCTACCCTACAGAGTTCAATTTTATTCTCTTCGTTAGTGATGTTTGTCAAAGATGTGATCTTTCACCAATTGAACTGGTTTGTACTTGTGGTTGTGGGGAACCTGGGAATTCATGTGCTAGTGATCATAGCTGCAGCAGTACATACATGGTGCGTTATCAATGATTAGTTTCTGATCTTTACCTCACCCACCTACTGTTCTAATAGGGGAAAAGTTGCTTGCATTCTATTGGTTTAGAGCAAATCCTGTTCTCAGAGTGAAAAAATGTACTACTAACTCTTTTCTCTAAGAAGCATTTGGGTTCAGACTTCAgaaatttatttgaagttttgaaCCAAGCATCTGCTGGTATCAGAACATGCTTTCTAAGTGCTTACGTGTTGTGGTTAGCAGAGTTGTAGACGGATTGTTGGCTTGTTGCCACACAAAGTCATCCTTTTCTTGTTGTCATCTAATCTTTTCAATTGTTTCAGCCGAGTGCATATTTTGTTCTCAAgagtccaaaatgtaactcttttcTCTAAGAAGCATTTAGGTTCAAGACCGAGCATTTGCTTTTCTCAGAACATGCTCTGCAAATGCCTAAATGTTGTGGTTAGCATGGTTCTAGAGTTGGTCAACCTGTGGGTTGCCCCATGGAGATAACACGAATTCCCGTATCTTGTTTTTTTTTCCAACCGGGCTTCCACCCCTTTTTTCCtcgctctcaccccactctcaccccacggtgtcagtgcacgggctatagtgccagctctcacttctctctcctccacatcagcttttctctctcctcgacatcagcatttctttttcagattacaacattaaaaataatgcaaggaaattattttattgaactaaaattgttaccgattacatcataaaaaaattacataaaaatttgaaaagattacataaaaatttgaaaaaattacataatctaggcattagcccacacatgctcaatcaaatcatgctggagctgtgtatacatcggtgagtccctcatttcgttgtccatctgaatcctggctgctaggcttggtggtgcatggttgtgtattgcagggccgacattggaatcaactgtctcatagatgttctccaaatttgtaccacgctcattgtcgatgatcatgttgtgcagaatgacacatgcacgcatgatcaacccaagagtacgcctcgagtaggagcgtcccggaactgctagaatgttgaacctagccttcagcactccaaaggcacactcgacatctttgcgccaagctgattgagcagcagtgaacagtcgatgcttttcactttgtggaagagtaacacctttcatgaacaccggccaggaggggtagatgccgtcgacaaggtagtaaccatagttgtactcgtgtccattcaccgtgaagttcactacgggtgcttctcccctaagcacatcagtgaacaacgacgactggttgagtacattgatgtcgttgttggacccggccactccaaaaaaggcatgccagatccaacgatcatacgacgcaacggcttctaagattatggtagggtgtttgatgtctccccttgtgaattgaccagcatgagccactgggcagttcctccactgccaatgcatgcaatcgatgctccctAACATGCCCGGAAAGCCACGCTCCTCGGCTTTCGCTAACAGACGCTGAGTATCCTCGACAGTTGGTCGACGGCAAAACTGTTCCCCGTAACAGTCAATGATGCCTTCACAGAATCTATCTAGACAATCTgatgaagtttgtctagctaacttaagccactcatctatcgtatctgcagcggctccataagctaacagacgcaaagccgcagtacacttttgtaggggagaaaaaccagcacggttgagagcatcaactctttgggtgaaatacggagagtattcacccaatctatccacaatgcgcagataAAGGGATCGCCTCATCCGATACCTTCGCCGAAAGAAGCTCGGAGGATAATTGCAGTCGTCGGCGAAATAGTCCTCGAAGAGCCGATCGTGGGCACCCAGACGATCACGCCTGATGAACTCTCGGCGGCGTCGCGGCCGTCTTGGCTTCGCCTCCTCGTTGAGCATCTCCTCTCATACTCCGCCTGGAATGCATCGATCATATCACCCTCCATTCCGTCGCTCGAACTGCTGCTAGACGAAGCCATGGCGTTGAGAGGAGTGGAAATGGAGAGTGGAGGAGATGAAGTGAGGTGTGGAatgagtgaaaccatatggggggtatttatagggggtggggatgaaattttggggtttttggcattttttcgaattttttgagccagcaacggctaccccaacggctagctgaggtggacgaatcagatcgcgccacctcagctagccgttaccgcctccctctcgccccgctaTCGCCCCCAGCCCGGGCGGCAGCCGGGCGATAGCGGGCGCTACCGCCAGGCACCCGCGCCATCGCCCCGCCATCTCGTCtcgcccctctctcgcctccctctcgccccgacGCCGGCGCTACCGCCCCTGCTaccgcccgcgttggcaccagccttacaACAGAGAGGGGGTAGGGAGAAGGGAAGCGAGTTGGGGCAGTGCCAGGAAACCCATCGAATATCCACTATGGGACGAAAACCTGACACCACCAataagcagttctaacataacagGGTTCAGCACAAACAGCTAAGGAAGCAACAGTTTAACAAAACAGCTATGCTTTATCTGTGTTAACCAAATATTTGAACAGAACTAGTCATTCTTTTTCAGCGTTTTCATGTTATATTTGTGAGTACATTGAAAATTCTCCATTCACAGTTTACATTTTTGGTTTATGCAAAGCATTTCATTCAAGGTGTAGCTATCAATATATTACACACCATAGCTAAGTGCATAGATCCTGTGGTTAGCAGTGTTGATTTGTTGCCATTGAGTGAGCACAATTCCtctccttgtcttgttgccaGCCTATCACTTCATTTGCTGGATTTGCACATGCTTTAGAGCCCGCTTTATCTGTGTTTGTCACATACTTGAACAGTACTATTCATTCTTCTCCAGTATTGCTATGTCTTATTGGTGATTGTATTGAAAATTCTCAGTGGAAGTTCCACATATCTGTTTACACAACTTTCCTCTCAAGCTGTAGCTCTATATATTTTACATGCCATAGTTAATTGGTTCTTGCAGTTGATTAGTATTGCTTTTCTCAGTCTTTTATGCTACCTTTTGATTATTAACTCTAGATGTTACTGTTTCTGTTTCTGAGTACAGGCAATGCACATGGTTTGGGATTAGAAGCGCTGCAGATGCTTACTCAGTTGGTTCCCACCAACGAGGAAGAGCTTAAGCTGAGATATTTCAAGGATGATCCACCTGCCAAGCTTTGCAAAGTTGATGCATTTCTGAAGACAATCCTGGACGTACCATTTGCATTCAAGAGGGTGGATGCTATGCTCTATGTCTCTAACTTTTATCTGGAGGTCAATCAGCTGAGAATGTCCTATGCTACTCTCGAGGTAAAGTTCGAAGACCTGATAACTCTGTCTAAAAAGCGTTTTATTCAGCTTCTTTGGAAAAGGAACGCCGAACTTCACTAGCTACATATTGCTTCAGATCTTCAAGCGTAGAATCATCTATAGATGTTGCTGCATTTTCTGGACTCTTATGCAAATGATTTCGTTTATCAGGCAGCCTGCCAGGAGCTGAGGAGCAGCAGGCTATTCCACAGGGTTCTCGGGGCTGTTCTGAACTTTGGCAACCTGATGAGCATGAACACAGGTTCTCCAAACTCACGTGCCTTGGAGCCCAACACCCTTCTGAAGATCGTCGACGTCAAGGGAGCCGACGGGAAGGCTGCGCTGCTACATTTCGTTGTCCAGGAAATCGTGAAGCCTGAAGGACACAACAGTCTGAACACGATGCACTCAGCAGGGTCAGTGGCATGCAAAACGAACGCCGGCACTCTGCCGTATGACGTGGATTGCAGGAAGCACGGTCTTCAGGTCGTCGCCACACTGGCCGCGGAGCTGACCAGCACCAAGAAGGCGGCGTCCATCGACGTAACGAGCCTCAGCAGGACCGTGTCGGAGCTCGGGGCTGGCCTCGGGAAGATCCACGACGTGCTGCGGCTGAACAGCATGGCCGCTGCAGCCGAGAGCGCCCGGCGGTTCCATGGCGCGATGGGCACGTTCCTGCGGCAGGCGGAGGAGGAGATCCTGGAGCTGCAGGCCCAGGAGAGTGTCTGCCTGTCGTCGGTGAAGGAGATGTCCGAGTACTTCCACGGCGATGGTTCAGCCAGCGGTGACGAGGCTCGCATGTTCAGGATCTTTGCCGGCATCAGGGAGTTTGTCGCCATGCTCGACAGGATCTGTAGAGAGGCTGGTGACATCAACGGAGATCGTGTGGGTTCGACACAGACAGCGAGCTGGATGGCTGCTGCGCCCATGGGGATGACGATGGCGACGCCTTGAGCGACTGATGGCTGTCTATCTGGGAAATGCCGAAATGGTCTCATCTTTCCCTGGGTAGGGGATTTCATCTTGCATCTTTCAAAATTGTTATATGTAGCTGTTATTTAGTGTAAATCAGGACAATGCTAAGGATGCTGGAGACGCTGGATTGTATAAAGAATACAGATGCTTGAGTTACATGATGGAATCACCTCCAAACGGGCACCCCTTGGCTCGTATGGGAGCAAAAAGCGGGATGTTTGGTTGTTCTTTGTGTTCTTGCACGAATCGGATATTAAAGAAGTGCTGGGATAGGCTCCGAAAGAACGTCCAAATCGGCCGTTTCTACTGGGTATGTCCCGTTATTTTCTCTCATGGGCTCTAGACATGTACCCTTTGCACTTGGACTAGCTTTGGCTCACTCTCTTTTAAACTATTTCACACACCTCTTCTAATCAACACAATCATACTTCAAATCAAAATAAGTTGTATATGAAAAATCGGTTTCGAGTTTCATTAGTTGTAAATCGTAAATTTCATGTATGAAGTTTTGGGTGAATTTTGCCAAATTTCGTCGCACATGGTCAACCATTAGAATTTTTTTAAGGAGTAGGTTCACCTCACCATTCCGCATTACTCTCGTGTTGTacggtttttttttgtttcggtGGATATAGACAGATAGATAAATGACTCGCTAGTATGCTGTAATTCTTGCGCATTTGTGAATATATTTTGGCGTACTCTTTCTTAACTTCTTGCTTGGCATCTTCATGGAcggcgacgtggtgatgataGGTGTGAAGTGAGAGATGATATGGATGTGGTGGTGTGGTTCATCTTCATTGgcccctcctctctttatataggcctAGGAGGGCCCCTACGACCTCCCAATACCGTTCATATGACTTGCCCTAGTATCTAGTAACGCCCCAAAACCGTGCTTTCTTGTCGCATCCCGTAAGTGATACATGCAGCAACGCAGGTGGGTCATGCACGTATGCATGCCCGTTATCTTCTCCGTTCCCGTAGTAAAATGGGTATCACTTTCTCACACCGACTCCGATTTTGGTGTTATTCGGCTATCTCGTATGGACGAGGGCTACAACACCATAGTATTGGATTTGTATTTATTGATTATGGAAAATCCACCTTTTCCACTCTCCAAATAGGTAAGTCTGGTGGCTGCAGCTTCTCCATATTGCACATTATTTGTTTCACTTACCTTGCTTTATCCATAATTGCACCTTGCACCTACACATATATAAAAGACAAGGGAAACTAATAAAATCCTAATAAAACTAATAGTTACGCAACACTCATTGAAAATGAAAGAGAACTTGTAAACACGAGTAAAATAAGCATAATGCGAACTAGATGGAGCATGATATGAGTGGCAAGCAACACATTTTACATGCCTAAAATATGTTGTAAAATGCACTCATCAGCTATGAAGATGGAGGCGGTTGAGAAGGGAAGGAACAAGCGGCTCCTTCCTCGGTAACATACATTGTATCAGTTAAGATCCATCATATACAGAATAGCTTCAAGCCATAGGGTTTCGCACATCGTGGCCTAAACCTTGGTAAAAAAATTGTCTCTTTGTGTGATTGCGAGTGTCGTCTTTTCCATCGATCGAGCTCGCCGTGCTCATATCCCGGTATCTGAATCCACGACACGACATCTGCCATGCCAGATAGGGGGTGCAAGCGAGGCATGCATGCAATCTACTACTCTCGTTGCCAATGATAGAAACCCTACTCACCTCACGCATGGTTGCACGGGGGAGAGAGCCAGGAGGAACGGCGCCCGCGACGTATGTTCCAAGCCATGTTGGGCACGTCGGccatgctgcgcgtagttgacgtatgtctttccgttcaacacgcgtccgttgggaaccccaagaggaaagtgtgatgcgtacagcagtaagtttccctcagtaagaaaccaaggtttatcgaaccagtaggagccaagaagcacgtcgaaggttgatggcggcgaagtgtagtgcggcgcaacaccagggattccggcgccaacgtggaacctgcacaacacaaccaaattactttgccccaacgtgacagtgaggttgtcaatctcaccggcttgctgtaacaaaggattagatgtatagtgtggatgatgattgtttgcagaaaacagtagaacaagtattgcagtagattgtcttcgatgtaaaagaatggaccggggtccacagttcactagaggcgtctctcccataagaataagcatgttgggtgaacaaattacagttgggcaattgacaaataaagagggcatgaccatgcacatacatgttatgatgagtatagtgagatttaattgggcattacgacaaagtacatagaccgttatccagcatgcatctatgcctaaaaagtccaccttcaggttatcatccgaaccccttccagtattaagttgcaaacaacagacaattgcattaagtatggtgcgtaatgtaatcaacaactacatccttagacatagcattgatgttttatccctagtggcaacagcacatccacaaccttagaactttctgtcactatcccagatttaatggaggcatgaacccactatcaagcataaatacttcctcttggagttactagcaaaaacttggccagagcctctactaacaacggagagcatgcaagatcataaacaacacatagataatagattgataatcaacataacatagtattctctatccatcggatcccaacaaacacaacatgtaccattacagatagatgatcttgatcatgttaggcagctaacaagacccgacaatgaagcacaattaggagaagacgaccatctagcaacttctatggacccatagtctaggggtgaactactcactcatcactccggaggcgaccatggcggtgaagagtcctccgggagatgattcccctctccggcagggtgccggaggcgatctcctgaatcctccgagatgggattggcggcggcggcgtctctggaaggttttccgtatcgtggctctcggtactgggggtttcgcgacgaagaccttaagtaggcggaagggcggagtcggaggcgtcacgggggccccacacgctagggccgcgcgggccccccctgggccgcgccgccgtagtgtggcggcgccccgtggccccacttcgtctctccctcggacttctggaagcttcgtggcaaaataggcccctgggcgttgatttcgtccaattccgagaatatttccttactaggatttctgaaaccaaaaacagcagaaaacaacaactggctcttcggcatctcgttaataggttagtgccggaaaatgcataaatatgacataaagtatgcataaaacatgtaggtatcatcaataaagtggcatggaacataagaaattatcgatacgtcggagacgtatcagcatccccaagcttagttcctgctcgtcccgagtaggtaaacgataacaaagataatttctggagtgacatgccatcataatcttgatcatactattgtaagcatatgtaatgaatgcagcgatcaaagcaatggtaaatgacatgagtaaacaactgaatcataaagcaaagacttttcatgaatagtactttcaagacaagcatcaataagtcttgcataagagttaactcataaagcaataattcaaagtagaggtatcgaagcaacacaaaggaagattaagtttcagcggttgctttcaacttataacatgtatatctcatggatagttgtcaatgcaaagtaatataacaagtgcaatatgcaagtatgtaggaatcaatgcacagttcacacaagtgtttgcttcttgaggtggagagaaataggtgaactgactcaacataaaagtaaaagaatggcccttcgcagagggaagcattgattgctatatttgtgctagagctttggttttgaaaacaagaaataattttgtcaacggtagtaataaagcatatgtatcatgtaaattatatcctacaagttgcaagcctcatgcatagtatactaatagtgcccgcaccttgtcctaattagctcagattaccctgattatcatcgcaatacatatgttttaaccaagtgtcacaaaggggtacctctatgccgcctgtataaaggtctaaggagaaatctcgcattggatttctcgcttttgattattctcaacttagacatccataccgggacaacatagacaacagataatggactcctctttaatgcataagcatttagcaacaattaatgttctcatatgagattgaggatatttgtccaaaactgaaacttccaccatgattcatggctttagttagcggcccaatgttcttctctaacagtatgcatgctctaaccattcaactagtggtaaatcacccttagttcagacaagacggacatgcatagcaactcacatgatattcaacaaagtgtagttgatggcgtccccaggaacatggttatcgcacaacaagcaacttaataagagataaagtgcataagtacatattcaataccacaatagtttttaggctatttgtcccatgagctatatattgcaaaggtagaggatagaaatttaaaggtagcactcaagcaatttactttggaatggcggagaaataccatgtagtaggtaggtatggtggacacaaatggcatagtggttggctcaagtattttggatgcatgagaagtattccctctcgatacaaggtttaggctagcaaggttatttgaaacaaacacaaggatgaaccggtgcagcaaaactcacataaaagacatattgtaaacattataagactctacaccgtcttccttgttgttcgacccttactagaaattatctagaccttagagagaccaattatgcaaaccaaattttagcaagctctatgtatttcttcattaataggtgcaaagtatatgatgtaagagcttaaacatgagcacaacaattgccaagtatcaaattatccaagacattttaccaattactacatgtaactTTTCCCGtttccaatcatataacaatttaacgaagaagattcaaccttcgccatgaatactatgagtaaagcctaaggacatatttgtccatatgcaacagcggagcgtgtctctctcccacacaataaatgctaggatccactttattcaaacaaaacaaaaaacaaacagacgctccaagcaaagtgcataagatgtgacggaacaaaaatatagtttcactagaggaacctgataatgttgtcgatgaagaagaggatgccttgggcatccccaagcttagacgcttgagtcttcttgaaatatgcaggggtgaaccaccggggaataaccaagcttagagctttcactctccttgatcatattgtaccatctccctctcttgatccttgaaaacttcctccacaccaaactcaaaacaactcattagagggttagtgcataatcaaaattcacatgttcagaggtgacataatcattcttaacacttctggacattgcacaaagctactgaaagttaatggaatagaaaaatccatcaagcatagcaaaacaggcaatgcgaaataaaaggcagaatctgtcaaaacagaacagttcgtaaatatgaatttctaagaggcaccagacttgctcaaatgaaaatgctcaaattgaatgaaagttgcgtacatatctgaggatcactcacgtaaattggcataattttctgagttacctcagagaattaggcccagattcgtgacagcaaagaaatctgtttctgcgcagtaatccaaatctagtatgaaccttactatcaacgactttacttggcacaacaatgcaacaaaataagataaggagagtttgctacagtagtaataacttccaagactcaaatataaaataaaggtgcagtagtaaaatcatgggttgtctctcataagcgcttttctttaacgcctttcagctaggcgcagaaagtgtgtatcaagtgttatcaagagacgaagcatcaacatcataattttttctaataatagaatcaaaaggtaacttcattctctttctatggaagtgttccatacctttcttgagaggaaattgatatttaatattaccttccttcatgtcaataacagcaccaacagttcgaagaaaaggtcttcccaataaaatgggacaagatgcattgcattcaatatccaacacaacaaaatcaacggggacaagtttattgttaacggtaatgcgaacattatcaactctccccaaaggtttctttgtagaattatcagcaagattaacatccaaataacaatttttcaatggtggcaagtcaagcatgttatagattttcttaggcataacggaaatacttgcaccaagatcacataaagcattgcaatcaaagtcattgaccttcatcttaatgatgggctcccaaccatcctctagcttcctaggaatagaagcttcacgatttaatttctcttctctagcttttatgagaacatttgtaatatgttttgtgaaagccaaatttatagcactagcattaggactcttagcaagtttttgtaagaactttatgacttcagagatgtggcaatcatcaaaatctaaaccattataatctaaagcaatgggatcattatccccaatgttggaaaaaaattcagcagttttatcacaggcagtttcagcagttttagcagtttcaggcagtttttcgcgctttgcattacaagtggaaacattgccaacaccaattcttttaacattaatagtaggaggtgcagcaacatgtggagcattagcattactagtggtggtaatagtccaaactttagctatattatcttctttagcattttcttctttctcccacctagcacgcaattcggtcatcaatcttatattctcattaattctaacttggatggcatttgctgtagtaacaattttattattatgattttcattaggcataactttcgatttcaaaagatcaacatcagcagcaagactatcgactttagaagcaagtatatcaattttcccaagcttttcttcaacagatttgttaaaagcagtttgtgtactaataaattctttaagcatggcttcaagtccagggggtgtgttcctattattgttgtaagaattaccataagaattaccatagccgttaccattattataaggatatggcctatagttgttactagaattgttccgataagcattgttgttgaaattattatttttaatgaagtttacatcaacatgttcttcttgagcaaccaatgaagctaacggaacattattaggatcaacattagtcctaccattcacaagcatagacataatagcatcaatcttatcactcaaggaagaggtttcatcgatagaatttaccttcttaccttgtggagctctttccgtgtgccattcagagtaattaatcatcatattatcaagaagctttgttgctttgcctagagtgatggacataaaggtacctccagcagctgaatccaataggttccgcgaagaaaaattcagtcctgcataaaaggtttggatgatcatccaagtagtcagtccatgggttgggcaatttttaaccaaagatttcattctttcccaagcttgggcaacatgctcattatccaattatttaaaattcattatgctactcctcaaagatataattttagcagggggataatatctaccaataaaagcatccttgcatttagtccatgaatcaatactattcttaggcagagatagcaaccaatctttagctcttactcttaatgagaaaggaaacaattttaattttataatgtcaccatctacatccttatacttttgcatttcacataattcaacaaaattattaagatgggcagcagcatcatcagaactaacaccagaaaattgctctctcataacaagattcagtaaagcaggtttaatttcaaagaattctgctgtagtagcaggtggaacaataggtgtgcataagaaatcattattatttgtggttgtgaagtcacacaacttagtattttcaggagtacccattttagcagtagtaaataaagcaaactagataaagtaaacgcaaataactaattttttgtgtttttgatatagagtgcaaacaagacagtaaataaagtaaagctagcaactaatttttttgtgttttgatataatgcagcaaacaaagtagtaaataaaataaagcaagacaaaaacaaagtaaagaggttggatgtggagactccccttgcagtgtg encodes:
- the LOC139831168 gene encoding protein ALP1-like; the protein is MLNEEAKPRRPRRRREFIRRDRLGAHDRLFEDYFADDCNYPPSFFRRRYRMRRSLYLRIVDRLGEYSPYFTQRVDALNRAGFSPLQKCTAALRLLAYGAAADTIDEWLKLARQTSSDCLDRFCEGIIDCYGEQFCRRPTVEDTQRLLAKAEERGFPGMLGSIDCMHWQWRNCPVAHAGQFTRGDIKHPTIILEAVASYDRWIWHAFFGVAGSNNDINVLNQSSLFTDVLRGEAPVVNFTVNGHEYNYGYYLVDGIYPSWPVFMKGVTLPQSEKHRLFTAAQSAWRKDVECAFGVLKARFNILAVPGRSYSRRTLGLIMRACVILHNMIIDNERGTNLENIYETVDSNVGPAIHNHAPPSLAARIQMDNEMRDSPMYTQLQHDLIEHVWANA